attcaagcctaatgaactaaacCAAATTTCCTAATTCAAAACTTTCGTCGAACAAGTCTAAACAATTTGGAATAACCACAAagtttgcatgcaagtcccaaaaaaCATTATGCACCTATTTCAACTCCCGGAACTACAATCCGAAACTGATATCATCaatgtcaactctcggtcaaacctatcaaccttcaaaaccttcaactttccaactttcgccaaaaaactAACAAAcaaactacagacctccaaatccaattccggagatacgtctaagtccaaaataaccatacgaagctattggaatcatcaaaatgccatttcggGGTTgactacacaaaagtcaaactccggtcaactcttacaacttaaacttccaaccttgggactaagtatcccaattcccTCCAAAACATGCctcaaaccaaaccaatcaccctggaaagtcacgtaaccacaaataTACATATGTAAAGAATAAAATTGGGGaaacgaggctaaaatactcaaaacgactagtcgagttacattcttcccctcttaaacaaacgttcattcttgaacgggtctagaatcatacctggagtctcaaaaaggtgagtatatctactccgcatctcctgcccgatctcccaagtagcctccctgactggctggcctctccaatgaaccttcaccaactctatgttcttcgacctcaactttcaaatctaccgacccaaaatggccaccggctccacatcataagtcaaatccccgtCCAACTGCATTGTGCTGAAGTCCAATACATGTGATGGATCCCCATAacacttccagagcatggaaacatgaaacactatgTGGAATCTCGATaggctaggtggcaaggcaagtttgtaggccacctctccaactctctcaagcacctcaaaagaaCCAATAtgcctaaggctcaacttgcccttcttttcgaacctcatcacacccttcatgggcaaaacactgagtagaaccttctctccaaccatatatgcaacatcaagAGCCTTTCTGtaagcataactcttttgcctagactgtgATGTACGAAGACGCTCCTGAATAttcttcaccttctccaaagaatcacggaccaaatcagtgcccaacaacctagcctcccatGCTCAAACCAAACAATTGGGGAATgacatctcctcccatataagGACTCATAAGAGGttatctggatgctcgactgatagttgttgttgtagccGAACTCTGCTAAAAGAAGAAACcgatcccatgaacctccaaaatcaatgacacaggcacataacatgtcctccaaaatcaGAATAGTTCACTTGGACTGCCAGTCCATCtagggatgaaatgttatactcagcTCGACCTATGTGCCCAACTCTCTTAGCATTGCTCTCCAAAAATACGATGTGAACTAAATTCCTCGATccgaaataatagacacgggcgcaccatgaaggcgaacaatctcacgaatgtaaatccgagccaactgctctgaagagtaggtagtcatgataGGAATGAAGTATGCAGACTTGATCAGTCTGTCCACACTGACCCACACTGCATCGAATCTCCTCAaggtctgtggaagcccaactacaaaattcatggtgatacgctcccacttccactcttgAATATCAaccctctgaagcaaaccactccGTGTCTAGTGCTCATACTTCACCCACTGACAATCAAACATCGAGCAACAAactcaacaatatccttcttcatcctccgccaaCAATAGTGATGCCTCATgtcctagtacatcttcgcggcaccaggatgaatggaataccgcaaactatgggcaTCCTCAATTATCAACTCTCGCAACCCATCCATATTTGGAATACAGATACGACCATGTAGACTCAATACCCCATTATCACCAATAGTAGcctccttagcatcatcgtgttgaactgtgtcctttaggacaagaaagtggggatcatcatactgatgcaccttgatgcactcaaacaaaaaTGACCGTGAAATAACATAAGCAGCAATGCGGCTATactccaaaatatccaacctcacgaacatgttgtccaaagcctgaacatccaaatcTAGCGATCTCTCCCcaactaaaataaaatcaagactacccatgctctcagccttcctaagcaaagcatcggccaccacattggccttcccgtgatgataaagaatggtgatattgtTGTCCTTTAGTATCTCTAACCGCctctgttgcctcaagttcagatccttttgcttgaataggtGCTGTAGACTCCTATGATCCGTGAATACTTCACATGAAATGCCGTAAATATAGTgcatccaaatcttcagtgcatgaacataggttgccaactccaaatcgtgcactagGTAGTTATTCTCAATAGGCTTCAACCGACGCGATGCTTAAGCAATCACTCTATCCTCCTACATCAACACACTCCTAATGCCAATctgtgaggcatcacaataggtTGTATAAGAACccaatgctgaaggcaaaaccagaactggagttgtggtcaaggcagtcttgagcttctgaaagctctcctcacactcgtcaaaCCACcagaatggggcacccttctgggtcaatctagttaaaGGATCTACaatggatgaaaagccctccacaaaacAGCGATTATACCCAGCCAAGGctagaaaactccaaatctcaatAGCGGTAGAAGGCCTGGGCCACCTCTgaactgctttaatcttctttggatccacgtTAATCCCCGCACTGGACAccacatggcccaagaatgccactaaatcaagccaaaactctcacttggagaatttatcatagaacttcttctccctcaaagtctagaGGACAattctcaagtgctgctcatgatcctcccggctacgagaatacaccaaaatgtcatcaatgaacacaatgacgaaggaagatatggctggaacacaTTTTTCATCACGTGCATAAAGGCTATGGGGGCATTGGTTAGACTAAAAGACATCACcgaaaactcatagtgaccatagcaggtcctgaaagccgtcttcggaatatcgaaagcccgaatcttcaactgatggaaccccgatctcaaatcaatcttcgagaacaccctagcaccttgaagttgatcaaataagtcatcaatacgcggtagcaggcacttgttcttgatagtaaccttattcaactgcttGTAGTCAATGCACtttctcatagaaccatctttcttcttctcaaattgtaccggtgcaccctaaggtgacacactaagcctgatgaaacccttatcaagcaactattATAACTGATCCTTCAGCTTCTTCAACTCTACTGGTGCCACACAAAATGGTGGAATAAAGTTGGGATGAGTGTtcggtaccaagtcaataccaaaatcaatatccctatcgggcgacaTACCCAACAGGTCTGTAGGAATTACatctgggaagtccctcactactagaactaaCTAAACAgaaggagtatcagcactaacattcctcacgaaggccaaatatgctaaacatcccttctcaaccatccgctgagccttcaaatatgaaatcactctactaggaacatgatccagcGAGCCTCTCAACTCTAACCTCGGGAATCACATCATAGCTAACGTcatggtcttagtgtgacaatctaaaatagcgtgatatggtgacaaccaatccatgtccaaaatcacgtcaaaatctaccatgttgagaaataagagatcaactctagtctcataacctccaatagtcaccatacaagaccgatatacacggtccaccataatagaatcacccaccgatgtaaatacatgaacatgcataactaaagaatcacgaggcataaccaaataatgagcaaagtatgatgacacatatgaataagtgtaACCAAGGTCAAATAACAGTGACGCATCCTTGTGGAATACTGAAATAATACATGCGATCACGACTTCAGAAGCAAGTGCCTCTAGCCTGGCGGGAAATGCATAGCAACAAGCCCCGGCCGAGCAAGTGGAGGTGGATCATATGtgtattgtcacgccccgacctcggggagcgcgaccggcgctcaaccgagataacccggccgagcaagcctgctggatttccttctacccaactcacccataaacaAAGAGAATATAATATTCATTAATTAATACCAcgagggttcatgaacaacactagttccatcaccattagttacttcatttataagtctccaaaacAATACATTTCACAACCATAGTTTTACAATGGAAGCATGAGACACAATTACGACatctttagtttaactttcccatactaatacacaacccacactatgtctaggGAGCCtttaatagatataaaagagtacaatgatggtGTCGGCAATAAAGATccgtctatacctcaaaacgtaaTACacacgaaacaaaagatgcacaaccccggaatgaagtggggcttaccaagtcagctgggaaaaagtgtaccgctatcactggtcaatgcctcccgttgtggaaccacctgcatccattaaagatgcagcgcccccgacaaaagggacgttagcacatgtcaaatagtactagtatgaaaaccaaaacatctat
This sequence is a window from Nicotiana tomentosiformis chromosome 5, ASM39032v3, whole genome shotgun sequence. Protein-coding genes within it:
- the LOC138892379 gene encoding uncharacterized protein: MRFVKKGKLSLRYVGPYKIIQRIGQVAYKLELPPKMSLVYPVFHVSMLKKVVGDPSVMVPVETIEVNEELTYEEILVAILDSAGINVDPKKIKAVQRWPRPSTAIEIWSFLALAGYNRCFVEGFSSIVDPLTRLTQKGAPFWWFDECEESFQKLKTALTTTPVLVLPSALGSYTTYCDASQIGIRSVLMSLQHLFKQKDLNLRQQRRLEILKDNNITILYHHGKANVVADALLRKAESMGSLDFILVGERSLDLDVQALDNMFVRLDILEYSRIAAYVISRSFLFECIKVHQYDDPHFLVLKDTVQHDDAKEATIGDNGVLSLHGRICIPNMDGLRELIIEDAHSLRLLGTDLVRDSLEKVKNIQERLRTSQSRQKSYAYRKALDVAYMVGEKVLLSVLPMKGVMRFEKKGKLSLRHIGSFEVLERVGEVAYKLALPPSLSRFHIVFHVSMLWKCYGDPSHVLDFSTMQLDGDLTYDVEPVAILGR